ATGGGACACATGCTCAACAATACCATTCAGGATGTACTCGTCCGCAAGGCACGTATGGAAGGTAAAGAAGCATGTTGGGTGCCGGGCACGGACCACGCTTCCATCGCAACCGAAGCCAAAGTGGTAGCGATGCTCAAAGAGCAGGGCATTCAGAAAAGTGACCTTACCCGTGAGGAATTTTATAAATACGCCTGGGAATGGACCGATAAATACGGCGGTATCATTCTTCAGCAATTGCGTAAGCTGGGAGCTTCCTGCGATTGGGATCGTACCCGTTTTACGATGGAGCCGTCGCTCTATGACGCCGTCATTGATACGTTCATCGACCTGTACAACAAAGGCTATATTTACCGCGGACACCGCATGGTCAATTGGGATCCTCAGGCCAAAACTACGGTTTCGGATGAGGAGGTCATCACCAAAGAGGTCATGACCAAATTGTGTTATTTAAATTACCCGATTGTCGGTTCGGATGAAACAATCATGATCGCGACTGTTCGTCCGGAAACCATCATGGCCGATTCGGCCATCTGTGTTCACCCGGAAGACGAACGTTATAAACACCTGCACGGCAAAAAAGTCCTGATTCCGCTCATCAATCGCGAGATTCCGATCATTACGGATGAATACGTAACGATGGATTTCGGAACGGGCGCCTTGAAAGTAACGCCCGCTCACGACCAGAATGACTACGATCTGGGCGTAAAACACAAGCTGGAAATCATTGATATTCTGACGGAAGACGGGAAGCTCAACGAAAAAGCGCAGCTATTGATAGGAGAGGATCGTTTTGTGGCCCGTAAAAAAATCATCAAACTGCTCGAAGAATCGGGGCATTTGGTGAAAATAGAAGATTATAAAAGCAACGTGGGCCATTCCGAGCGGACCAACGCCGTGATTGAGCCACGCCTTTCGTTGCAATGGTTTGTCAGCATGAAAGAATTGTGCAAACCCGCGCTCGAAAACGTAATGAATGACAACATTCAATTGCATCCGGCCAAGTTTAAGAATACGTACCGTATCTGGATCGAAAACATTCGCGACTGGAACATCAGCCGTCAGTTGTGGTGGGGGCAGCAGATTCCGGCCTATTATCTTTCGGACGGCACCGTGATCGTGGCGAAAAATAAACGTGAAGCCCTGCACAAAGCCCAGCAGGAATTACAACTCTTTGCCCTGACCGAAGCTGATCTGACCCAAGACCCCGATGTGGTAGATACGTGGTTCAGCTCGTGGTTGTGGCCTATTTCGGTTTTTGACGGATTTCAGGATCCCAACAACGAAGATATTAACTACTATTATCCCACCAATGACCTCGTCACCGCCCCCGAGATTCTCTTCTTTTGGGTCATGCGGATGATCATTGCGGGCTATGAGTTCAGAGGGGAATTGCCGTTCCGCAATGTCTACCTGACGGGCATTGTTCGTGACCCTAAAGGACGGAAAATGTCAAAATCACTCGGGAATTCTCCCGACCCGTTGGCATTGATTGACCAATACGGCGCCGATGGCGTCAGGACGGGAATGCTGTTCAGCTCACCGGCCGGAAATGATTTGCTCTTTGACGAAAAACTCTGTGAGCAGGGCCGAAACTTCTGTAATAAGATCTGGAATGCCTTCCGCTTGGTGAAAGGTTGGGAAGTCTACAGTCCACAGTCTACTGTCTACAGTTCACAGCTGTCTGTACAATGGTTTGAATCAAAACTCAACCAAACCCTTACGGAAGTACTCGATCTGTTTGGTAAATATCGCCTTTCGGATGCGTTGAATGCCGTGTATAAATTGATTTGGGATGATTTCTGTTCGCAGTACCTGGAAATGATCAAGCCCGAATACGGCCAACCGATTGATAAAAATACCTTTGAGGCGACCATTGACTTCTTTGAACGCATCATGGCGCTGACGCATCCCTTTATGCCGTTCATTACCGAAGAGATCTGGCAGGATATTCGTCCGAGAGGGGAGAAAGAGAGTCTTTGTGTGGCCGAATTCCCAACGGCCAAAGCGGTGGATACTGCGCTTTTGGCCAATGTAGAAATTTTCTTCGACATTGTTACCAACATTCGTAACCTGCGCAGTACCAAGAACATCAGCCCTAAAACGGCACTGCCTATAACGATCAAAACCGAGAATCAGGCCTTGTATCAACCTTTTGAAGGCTTGTTGGTAAAACTGGCCAACATATCCGGAATCGCTTACACGACCGACCAAGCCGAAGGAATGTCGTTTTTGGTAAAAGCCGATGAATTCTTCGTGAATCTGGCGGGCGAACTCGACGTAGCGGCCGAGATCGAAAACCTGCAAAAAGAATTGGAATATACCCTGGGCTTTAAGAAATCCGTAGAAGCTAAGCTTTCCAACGAGCGATTTGTGCAAAATGCCAAAGCGGATATAGTGGAAAAAGAACGTCAAAAACTCGCTGATGCAGAGGCAAAGATTGTCACGCTTCGGGAGGCATTGACGCGTTTGGAAGCCTAGTATTTATCCTGTTTTTGAGTTTTAAGGCATGTAGAATCACAATTTTGATGATTTTACATGCCTTA
Above is a window of Runella slithyformis DSM 19594 DNA encoding:
- a CDS encoding valine--tRNA ligase; amino-acid sequence: MISKTYNPRDIEDKWYSYWIENRYFNSKPNPDKEPYTVVIPPPNVTGVLHMGHMLNNTIQDVLVRKARMEGKEACWVPGTDHASIATEAKVVAMLKEQGIQKSDLTREEFYKYAWEWTDKYGGIILQQLRKLGASCDWDRTRFTMEPSLYDAVIDTFIDLYNKGYIYRGHRMVNWDPQAKTTVSDEEVITKEVMTKLCYLNYPIVGSDETIMIATVRPETIMADSAICVHPEDERYKHLHGKKVLIPLINREIPIITDEYVTMDFGTGALKVTPAHDQNDYDLGVKHKLEIIDILTEDGKLNEKAQLLIGEDRFVARKKIIKLLEESGHLVKIEDYKSNVGHSERTNAVIEPRLSLQWFVSMKELCKPALENVMNDNIQLHPAKFKNTYRIWIENIRDWNISRQLWWGQQIPAYYLSDGTVIVAKNKREALHKAQQELQLFALTEADLTQDPDVVDTWFSSWLWPISVFDGFQDPNNEDINYYYPTNDLVTAPEILFFWVMRMIIAGYEFRGELPFRNVYLTGIVRDPKGRKMSKSLGNSPDPLALIDQYGADGVRTGMLFSSPAGNDLLFDEKLCEQGRNFCNKIWNAFRLVKGWEVYSPQSTVYSSQLSVQWFESKLNQTLTEVLDLFGKYRLSDALNAVYKLIWDDFCSQYLEMIKPEYGQPIDKNTFEATIDFFERIMALTHPFMPFITEEIWQDIRPRGEKESLCVAEFPTAKAVDTALLANVEIFFDIVTNIRNLRSTKNISPKTALPITIKTENQALYQPFEGLLVKLANISGIAYTTDQAEGMSFLVKADEFFVNLAGELDVAAEIENLQKELEYTLGFKKSVEAKLSNERFVQNAKADIVEKERQKLADAEAKIVTLREALTRLEA